Genomic DNA from uncultured Erythrobacter sp.:
GATTTCCGACGTTCAGCTTTCGCACGAAGGGGCAATGCCCTTTGAAAAGCCCGGCATGAGCTTCCCCGGCTCGGCATTCTATTACCTCGCCGATCCGCCCGCCGAAACGTTGATCGCGCTCCCGACAACCGATCCTCTCGATACCGCCGCCGACGTGGCCGGGCTTGAAGTAGGCGAAGCCATCGACACTGGCCCAGCTGCAAGCGGTTTCTTCGTCTCCGGCAGCGGTGTTTCGAAAGCCCGTGCTCAGGAATGCCTGGCGCAGGCAGTCTGGTACGAAGCGGCAAGCGAAAGCAGCGCCGGACAGCGCGCGGTTGCACAAGTCGTGCTCAACCGCGTTTCGCATCCGAACTGGCCATCAAGCGTGTGCGGCGTGGTTTACCAAGGTTCAAACCGTTCAACCGGGTGCCAATTCAGCTTCACCTGCGATGGCAGCATGCGGCGCAAGGCCAGCGGCGCTAGCTGGGCGCGCGCGCAGCAGGTCGCCGCTTCGGCACTGGCGGGCGACGTTTACGCCCCGGTCGGTCACGCCACGCATTACCACACGCTCTGGGTCAATCCGTATTGGGCCGGGTCGTTGGACCACGTCGGGACGATCGGCGCGCACCGGTTCTACCGCAATCGCGGCAACGCCGGACGCAAGGGTGCGTTTACGGGCAATTATGCTGGGGCCGAGCCGAGCGTTCGCGGACGCACTTCACCCGTACCGGTTCCAACAGAAACGGTTGCGACCAGCGCCGCCCCACTGCCCGCTGCGGCAAGCGTTCCTGCCACCACGCGGTCTCGGAACGTTTCCGCGCGTCAGCCGCAAGAAACCGGTGCTCAACCCGCTGCAATTGCTGCGTCACCAGTGGC
This window encodes:
- a CDS encoding cell wall hydrolase, producing the protein MRRAQILKQNAPDVIRLPDRSKRSETPRAPNANKAERKIEPRLSLRKRIAVLAAAIAVPAMAAPGDFGAEPAAAPISDVQLSHEGAMPFEKPGMSFPGSAFYYLADPPAETLIALPTTDPLDTAADVAGLEVGEAIDTGPAASGFFVSGSGVSKARAQECLAQAVWYEAASESSAGQRAVAQVVLNRVSHPNWPSSVCGVVYQGSNRSTGCQFSFTCDGSMRRKASGASWARAQQVAASALAGDVYAPVGHATHYHTLWVNPYWAGSLDHVGTIGAHRFYRNRGNAGRKGAFTGNYAGAEPSVRGRTSPVPVPTETVATSAAPLPAAASVPATTRSRNVSARQPQETGAQPAAIAASPVADPALSGAGQVKDTYANAGKWKTDPSTLDLDIGPSAGSNQ